Proteins encoded in a region of the Leopardus geoffroyi isolate Oge1 chromosome E2, O.geoffroyi_Oge1_pat1.0, whole genome shotgun sequence genome:
- the NUTF2 gene encoding nuclear transport factor 2 isoform X2, whose product MGDKPIWEQIGSSFIQHYYQLFDNDRTQLGAIYIDASCLTWEGQQFQGKAAIVEKLSSLPFQKIQHSITAQDHQPTPDSCIISMVVGQLKADEDPIMGFHQMFLLKNINDAWVCTNDMFRLALHNFG is encoded by the exons ATGGGAGACAAGCCAATTTGGGAGCAGATTGGATCCAGCTTCATTCAACATTACTACCAGTTATTTGATAACGACAGAACCCAACTAGGCGCAATTTAT aTTGACGCATCATGCCTTACGTGGGAAGGACAGCAATTCCAGGGGAAAGCTGCCATTGTGGAGAAGTTGTCT AGCCTTCCGTTCCAGAAAATCCAGCACAGCATCACGGCGCAGGACCATCAGCCCACGCCAGATAGCTGCATCATCAGCATGGTTGTGGGCCAGCTCAAG GCTGATGAAGACCCCATCATGGGGTTCCACCAGATGTTCCTATTAAAGAACATCAACGATGCTTGGGTTTGCACCAATGACATGTTCAGGCTTGCCCTGCACAACTTCGGCTGA
- the NUTF2 gene encoding nuclear transport factor 2 isoform X1 has protein sequence MGDKPIWEQIGSSFIQHYYQLFDNDRTQLGAIYIDASCLTWEGQQFQGKAAIVEKLSVSKGQGHAASSYFPALLATAYHPLFLLQSLPFQKIQHSITAQDHQPTPDSCIISMVVGQLKADEDPIMGFHQMFLLKNINDAWVCTNDMFRLALHNFG, from the exons ATGGGAGACAAGCCAATTTGGGAGCAGATTGGATCCAGCTTCATTCAACATTACTACCAGTTATTTGATAACGACAGAACCCAACTAGGCGCAATTTAT aTTGACGCATCATGCCTTACGTGGGAAGGACAGCAATTCCAGGGGAAAGCTGCCATTGTGGAGAAGTTGTCTGTAAGTAAAGGCCAGGGTCATGCTGCAAGCAGCTACTTCCCTGCCTTGCTGGCCACAGCCTATCACCCCCTCTTTCTTTTGCAGAGCCTTCCGTTCCAGAAAATCCAGCACAGCATCACGGCGCAGGACCATCAGCCCACGCCAGATAGCTGCATCATCAGCATGGTTGTGGGCCAGCTCAAG GCTGATGAAGACCCCATCATGGGGTTCCACCAGATGTTCCTATTAAAGAACATCAACGATGCTTGGGTTTGCACCAATGACATGTTCAGGCTTGCCCTGCACAACTTCGGCTGA